A window of Rosa rugosa chromosome 7, drRosRugo1.1, whole genome shotgun sequence genomic DNA:
TTGACAAtgggacaacagaaaattgtagtctgaaagccaaaacaacaacataagttagtTCAAAGTACTGGCTaaagtgtataacaacaacaaataagtgtgattggacgtgattacaaataatataaaacacgtactattagtggtccttgttatattcagaccacaaaaatttgtcgtctaaataaattcaaacgacagtaaattgtcgtcgtaatgagattgacataacagaaatctattgtctaaaccatttcccaacatcacatatgtataattgcaaaatctttcacacaacacttaaatgtcatacaaatcaaccatagaacgacacttaattgtcctctgatacaatttacgaccacatataattgtcgtgtaAAGTAAATTAACACAACCTTTAAGTGgtgttgtatgagagaagacactacatatgagtcttcatatttcttatttaagggcattcagaccacacaaataagtcttgcaatatgcttcacagaatagtatttcaaaaaatactgtcattgttttgtttatcagacaatacaaaaccgttgtttgaatgcttttaaagatacagatcacaatgttcccaaaatgcaaaactcatcagacgacacatgttttatgtcgtctgaaaattcagacgacagaactcttctgtcgttcgatacgcccaagagacgacaccgtactagacaacacatttttgttcgttcagacgacagaacagttctgtcgtctgaaggcctttttgataTAGTGTGAGTTATGTGCTTATCgttgtttaggttgaggtgacttaagaatgtgtttctgctttatggttttgagtttactcatacaaactttcataagcttaccgggtttgttgtgtggcaacccggtacactattcgatggtgtaggggttgATCCTGCAGGTCaaggaaatcgtggctgaagctaaGACCTTGTAGCAGCTGATCGGGtaggaagctaattttgtggctttactgttgttaagacttccgctgtgtagtaagctctgaggagcagtTTCTTATTATATTGTTAACGCAATTTAATTCGCAAACtttgtgtaatgtaatatgtgactctaaagaacgagtctatATTCACATTGTGGGTTCGGGACATAGCTTGTTGCCTTtgtttaaatgaaaattttcttaGCTGTTTTGTTTGATGTCCGAACCATCACACCCAGAGTTCTTGtgtttgattgattttgttctcttaattgtgattgaaattcggggcgtgacacataGTGCcttaaccccaaattacaataagtcTCAAGCGAACCACCTGAGATAATAACAGGCGTCTCACCTAAAAATATGCATTCTAACATGCACCCTTTAGCGAAGAGTGTTCTAcaggctactccatttgctttacaattgtggtgacaAACCGGAAAGACAATGCTCACGCGGAGCCATGAGTTACCAATATTATCAGCTTTCCCAGTATGCTGCCACCGGAAATATAACTCAGTGACACTTAGCTTTATTCTGTCACTaggaggctgcgaccatttgacaaagcaaagaACTTGCCTCCTACCTAGAGTAGACACAGCACGCAAGGTGAACAGGACGGGACAAAGCCCACATCTTCAAACCAAAACGTGGTCGGAACTTATTGAAAGTGTAAAATAAGTTACAACTAAAAAGCCAAAAGAactgaaaattaaaagcaacacAGCTCATATTAGGACCAACACCAGGACCTAGGCCCAAGATCCGGCAAAAAATGTGGGAAAGCCCCACCAGGCCCAGAAGAGTTCCTGCCGCAACCCCACCGTCGCACGCACACCCCCATCCACCCATCAAAACTTCACCACCGCCGTTAATGCCCTGCCACTCACTGGACCGAAGATGACGACCCCCGTTGACCAGATGCCAGATCTAGTAGGGTTTGGCCAGATCAGATTAGATCGATCACCCCATGGCACCACCGATCTCAGATCAGATCGATATCCCCATGGCCGAAAGATCGCTGATCCCAGCTTCTCTCTGCTGCGGGGCCCACTACTCCGTCGAGCATTAGCGCTCCGTAGCGGTGAACGCGCTTACACCTCCCTCTCAAGTCCGACAGCCACCATTGGCCCCGAACTCTCTTCTGGCCATCGTAATCTCCTTTTCCCATCTTTAACCCGGATTGCAGACCCAAAATCCTACCACCAACCAAGAAAGCATCCAAGAGAGGCGCTAAACACCAAGTCCTGTCCGACGAACGACGTCGCTAGGTCGTGCTGTCGGACGGAGAAGAAAATTTGGGCAGAGGCTACGTACAAGGCGTGTGGAAGCACGTTCTaggttttttctgttttttttttattaaagccTCACATACTTGATCCTTATTGCGGTGTTTAACTATGTTTAGCCATCGTTAGCCTTCGATTGTTAACATGCCTATATAATCTAGGACTATCAATTTCCAACTTGGATATGTAGAGTCACAACGTACATGCATCCAAACGCAAAGCATTTTCTATACCATATAACAATTGTAATTGCAAAAGTTTaaggataaaaagaaaaaattgaaaccctAGTACCAAGATCCACTTGTAGGTTCAGAGGACTACCACATATCACCCAAAATAGAGAACAACATGTCGCGTGAAACTAGATAGGACGATGCTTTCTTTTAAATCCTAAGTAACGCAAGCAACTATAGCAAAAAACTTACCATAACAAGCTAGGAGAATGCAAAACTAATGTAGCATCGACCAAATGCCTACTgccctaattaattaatttttattttttagttttctGTCTGAAGTACAAAGCCTCAATATCATCCAAAGTGAAGCTGAAATTATACTacggggggtgtattgtatatggaattactGGCATTTTTAAAGAagtctatggaatttaaaagtccgAGTGTATTCAATACAGACTTTTAACAATCCATAAAAGTCTAGGTGTATTCAATCAGGATTTTAAAAAATctttatgaattccaccaaagtctaggggtattcaattaggacttttaaaaatgaatagaaGTTTaggggtattcaaaatatcattcatacatacggaattagaaaatcatggaaaaTCATGGACTTTATAGTGTTTAGTAtaaataccaaactccaatattTGTCCAGCCATCAGAGCAAAGATTTTGAGCGTggaaaagtctatcaaagttctgcTCTCTGCCCGCGAAGAGGTTGGTcctccatcatctctctttcttaaattttttgttgtcttttctctaatgtTTTGTGGTATCAACTTCTAATACCTAACATGttcattgttgttgttgaatttgatttttttgtttttcaattgtgatgctTGGAACCCTAATAACCAAAATATTATCATCTActcctaaaaccctaaacccaaattTGTCGTCTATACGTATATGCTTAATGCTTTTACGGTTTGATCATAGTCCTGCGTCTTGCACTATTGTTGTTATTGCAATTGTCATCCTTATTAGACTATTCTGAAAGAAGCTGTTGGTTGCTGCgtctatttctttttttttttttttttggcgaatGAAGCACGCAAACTAACAGGCCATGATCTCCCAATTGGATTTTCAAGCTTCATGGTCTTCTCATTCATAAGACCTTAGCTACACCGAGTTCTTTTGGAAACCCAATGTGATATTTTGAATGCTTTgtcaaaattcttaatttgaAAACATGAATTCTCCGATTTGAACAAGATGGatccatctgatgtttcttctaAGTAACCATTAGCAGGTCTCTTTCCCGACATTTGCAGGCTCTCCCAATCCTTGCCTGGGCCATATTATAGAAAGTAGAAGAAGTCTTGGTCATGCTGTTTTGAGCTAAAGTCATTGTGTAGCCGAAGGGTGGTTGTCTCCATTATTTTCCTGGAAACTCCAGACTGCTTTTGGAATTGTCCAGGAAGAATAGTCACGCTCTTATATGTTAGACTAGGAAACTTCTAAAAGCTAGGAAACACAGGAGAAAGGAATATAGAGTCCTATATAATATCTATTCTATGATGGAGTTAGTACACTTTTTCACTGATGATCGAGTACCATTATATATCCGATTGTATAGAACTAGATCAGTACCACCTTCACTACTAATGTCAACTAGACAAACTTGAGCATTGTCTCCTATCAGAAAGCAATTCCCAATCATTTTATTGGAGGTGGATGTCTGCACAAAAATATCtgtcaacatattcaaattCTGCATTATTGGCTCACTGAACGAAATCTTATGCATAATTGCATAAACCCATGTTCAAAAGGATATGTTCACATGGTTTTTCTCGACTAGTCTCATTCCTTTATAAAAAAGTGAAACAGCAGTCAATGTGCAAAATCTCCTGCTGGTTCAACTCACATAGTTGGCATGGGTATCCTTGAAAGGTTTCATGTGATTCCATGGATTTAATCAAATTTCTGATCTACAAACTGCACAGTTTAGATCAAGAAATAATAATTTTTCTGTCAAGAATGGACACAGCAATCTGCAACAGATATTCAGATCAtacaagcattttttttttttaatatctccTAGTTAAGCAATTGACAGATCCTGATAGTAGAAAAAAAGACTGTCTTCAACTAataattgcattttttttttatatcgaTCATGTAACTCATAATTGGGGCTGCACCCAAATCCAACTAAACCATGCAATTTAAGGCATAAAGATAAACTTAATCAGATAAGCTTAGACAAGGTTGCAGTAAATTTCAATATATAACATGCTAGCCTTGCTTGACAAGTCTAAGATAAATAAGTTGCAGTGTCCACTCTAAACTAATCTCTAGTTTGTTTTCATTCTTATTTTTTAGATCGGACTATAGGAACATATAACTacatatatttttcttaattcaTAAGAAACAACAATTTATTGATACAAACAGAGGACACAGAAGTGGTCTTGTAATTTTTTTCCGGTctatacttcttttttttttatatatattattattgaaGACTCATTTTCTCATGGCTTCTGGTACTTCAAAGTTGTACATACATTGCTTTGAATTATAATGTTTTGGTTGATAAAAGTTGCATGTATGATTACTTCTACACAATCGTATAGATGGGAGATTCACAAGGGAATGGTAAAAGAAAGGATTACAAAACTTGGAACACTGAAGAAAGCAACGTTTTGCTTCAACTTATGGTTGAAGGCGCCAAACTTGGATTTCGTGATATTAATGGTGTGATAAGCAAACAAACAGTAGAGGCGAAGCTACTTCCTAAACTTAAGGAAAAACTTGGTTATGAAATAACTTTTAGTCATTACCAAAGTAGAGTGAAATGGTTTAAGAAACAATACACCAATTACTCTCAGCTTATGCGCCATAGTTCTGGATTTGGGTGGGATCCCATCACAAAAAGATTCACTGCTGATGATGAAGTATGGGCAGATTATTTGAAGGTGAGCTTATTGCCTTTTTGTTTATTCTAATTTGGATTTATAATTACTTCAAATGTTTATCATCATATTGacaattgtgttttttttttcctactagTCACATCCAACGCATGGGCACTTTCGGTCAgaaacttttccagactatgaGGACTTGAAAATTGCAGTTGGAAATGGAACTGCAACTGGAATGGGCTCAATCAGTCTAGGTGATGATACAGATGCAACAACATTTGGAGCGGAGGAAAATGAATCTTGGGGAATTGGTGGCATAGATGGATTAGTTTTTGATAGAAATACTAACATGTTCGTACAAAATGAAAATGAGTCATCACAACAACCTTCCCAAGGTACCAGTATAGATGCTCCAGCTCCACCACATAGCAGGACTCAAGGAAAACGGAGTAGAACTGACTATGAAAATCTTTAGAGAGGTGTATAGAATGTATCCTGACGTTTTTCAAAAATTATGTAGCATCCTAAAAGTGAAAACACCTTTGCGAGATACAAGACACATTTGTGTTGAAGAAATGCTCGCAACCTTTCTACTTGTTGTCGGCCAAAACAATCGATACAGTGAAGCTCGGCTGATATTTGAGCGATCTCATTTCACTGTTAGCAAAAGTTTCAACAAAGTCTTGAAGGCCTTGAATACAATAGCACCGGAGTTTATGGCTAAACCTGAGTCCGTGCCACCTAACATAAGAGAAAGTACAAGGTTTTATCCTTACTTTAAGGTAAGCAATGCAACTTTTATGGATGGTTATTTATTTCATTGTACAGTAATGAAGAtattatttcattttcttttcaactATTTTATATCTTTTTTCATTGTTTCAGGATTGCGTCGGAGCTATAGATGGCACACATATTCCAGCAACGGTAGTTGGACGTGAGGTTAGCAGATATCGAAATCGACATGGGAAGATATCACAAAATGTATTAGCAGCTTGTAACTTTGATTTACAGTTCACATATGTAATTAGTGGATGGGAGGGTTCCGCTCATGATTCAAAAGTATTGAATGATGCGATTTCTAGACGAAATGGACTCAAAGTGCCACCAGGTATAGTTTTACTTGCATTAAAAAAGTTCAGAACACTTATTACAATTTATGTCATATAACATGCTAattgcatatatatttttttattattaggtAAATATTACTTAGGGGACTGCGGATTTCCAAATCGACGCCGGTTTTTAGCTCCATTTCGAGGTACTCGATATCATCTCAAAGATTTTGGTGGTGAAGGAAACCATCCTGTCAATGCAATTGAGTTATTCAATCTTCGTCATGCTTCCTTGAGGAATGTAATTGAGAGAATATTTGGAATATTTAAGTCGCGTTTCACAATCTTCAAATCAGCACCACCATTTTCATATAAGACACAAGCAGAGCTAGTTTTGGCTTGTGCAGGACTGCACAATTTTCTTCGACAGGAATGCCGTTCAGATGAATTTCCTCCCGAACCAGAAGAAGA
This region includes:
- the LOC133723140 gene encoding uncharacterized protein At2g29880-like, which produces MGDSQGNGKRKDYKTWNTEESNVLLQLMVEGAKLGFRDINGVISKQTVEAKLLPKLKEKLGYEITFSHYQSRVKWFKKQYTNYSQLMRHSSGFGWDPITKRFTADDEVWADYLKSHPTHGHFRSETFPDYEDLKIAVGNGTATGMGSISLGDDTDATTFGAEENESWGIGGIDGLVFDRNTNMFVQNENESSQQPSQGTSIDAPAPPHSRTQGKRSRTDYENL
- the LOC133720285 gene encoding protein ALP1-like: MAKPESVPPNIRESTRFYPYFKDCVGAIDGTHIPATVVGREVSRYRNRHGKISQNVLAACNFDLQFTYVISGWEGSAHDSKVLNDAISRRNGLKVPPGKYYLGDCGFPNRRRFLAPFRGTRYHLKDFGGEGNHPVNAIELFNLRHASLRNVIERIFGIFKSRFTIFKSAPPFSYKTQAELVLACAGLHNFLRQECRSDEFPPEPEEDPIDNHEDNFEWDDFQTQDQQRENANEWRMSIATHMWTDAQPNANNENNNNEESENEGEK